Proteins co-encoded in one Colletes latitarsis isolate SP2378_abdomen chromosome 2, iyColLati1, whole genome shotgun sequence genomic window:
- the E(y)3 gene encoding PHD finger protein enhancer of yellow 3 isoform X3, which yields MSESPKMGLFGSKDETNETKQEVKDDSPDRYAPYCIDSDSETYDTEALSIMDINDIIGVQSEPVSDSTLESEIAALSQIITESKTDGSQNIIEDKFEKQEENMSEDQKASKETNECLKSVVQNLNNVCTEETTCDNDVRQLSEECSQLNNKNTLFKNMEFKNQQKDCETTVLTDSISVTNKTDVFSQSSSDHISLTLEAAKKEETVITSSEDQQDHNVEISILNNEVITVKTDNGIRGSLQLIGEAYSSEDSQDMSTNDIEPHIIATAVTSNESCLIHKEEKKETSDSYDTLDNLNSVPEMSDSINLSKVCTNKNIPFGTVENKVHNMEVDTSNISEECRHTEELSSALEKTENIVPNEYEVDSVDLESKKEEINVDLADMDVIKAEGLQKEKDGLKLGEGNEIMEYSEMEINKKSIELVDDTCVPKDEKHETKMIVGHIETAEHGTEIVKENIVTEIIKGNTEIKEYETEVVKEDIEMDIRKVENIEENTTMEKQEMEIVEKNTEAGKYETKIVEENTEVKKHETKIIEENTETEIHETEIAKENTETEIHETQIVKGNTEMIVQKLEIIEENTEVEKDNTKMEVVEESTDAEIHEIKIAEENTEVGNHETKIVEENAEMEIVEENTEMERNETKVVQDNTDAEKHVTKIVEKNTETKQHVPEIVKSNIEMEVPETEIMEENPEVENHKTEIIKRNTEVEKHETEIVKGNIEMEKHEIKIVEENIEMDKHRTNIVDGNTKEVRIHKSDILEEHKEMEIHSTEMVEDNIESDTHETNIVKDDTKEMEIHSTETVEGNSEMDNLETDIVEENLEVEKDETELVRNTKIEKHETDIIERIDIEEEWKHDSKKCIPEENIMIQENKESVNILNVQINADDNNLLDIELNDKVNINNDAVLTQKENKLKTESTLCPPENINDFKVGECQQLNSQDIKNNSDALKLPQEKEELNIGKLEIIKEVQENSLKPLTSQLSSQTSDKDSVTFGKNSALDSQIIIELPLQTENLVNNAANVVNAEINIDIQTEDGKGQNPMSSETETKEPSNNEPVEAMELSITEDKPEDELKTCTSVISDTTSDCDAQMEVDSVVPVVESLATSNITMSIDTNTDENSVTNTKSMKIEECISEEQSEELKDVQNRIIEETETKETLNTDDIIEQHTEFKDIEIVEKGEDIDPNLSEETTIDVQSTKDKDESSFKILVKPEESLETETSTLRKHEDICKSDDKRSPEQLIEDNTTAIQCKTDVKIKEIKESITSDDQISDIKSVPKDSLLSPSDCTEILIPDEGNAEEEGTEEELNLTSEPDEVELQSGMNRDDPKEDSEKENVTEIIEEICKESEPTPVVEMNDANTDSLNIEKLNILDTNAEKIINLDSTEDSMVIEDVNKNQELSNKQHIEDSDSKSDEDGNNLKNILDTSNNTEEMFTGEQSQNTEDIVTSILDDVRSATDFKNILTTEVDVANEMETVFQQSADLPSVEAEMEELTEKLPHDSEDILNKDMEDTISTQNMDSLEGLLGLDLIPEGEDATLKTMEPEEQTQEELTSPKDVDMTLLLEQSNDAPDVAQASDYITDVISSCLTDSNTLSLEDNIEKNNTIEAIDDKTEESEASNVLKVNDIIISTSMNKDDNVENLQKELDADTGLPVNELDIDFEETPLESVDDLEETESKLELAQDILLSNVDQSENLNDASACVETSQPSSEISELESAVKFLQESEEQTIDSPLALSSKLVESVVHDITKQADTSSLFVPDEEMCEDASELVVELENIETDSISISEAEIISEAAKLESERKLAEQIKLDAAIQKFENDDDKLAVDEEKIKIFETDVKFDEDSSQNVKMQQTLNVDNKRMIETMSTLPRTIFKVSETIPKVSILEERLKEPPKIEIPPTDVTKVLISPTTSKDSLLIPKDAKLIAYQKMLESPKLSERLEPKITETPRKDSEKHDFENVGSPRIILKIAKSAITDCGEPRSPKSPKIRSATNSPNPEDSPGQKLGKIKLKLSKSGHPSIISNENIEEMGQWYSEGSLSLSPIGMKIKLSKSGDVSIVSSEKHEADDSKETKHKFEEAKRTESPIGMKIKLSKSGDASIVQQDAKDMQIKHKEKLDIVQGSPKRTESPIGMKIKLSKTGDASIIQPERHDAQEDHREAQLRPKEKLEASYDSPKRMDSPIGMKIKLSKTGDASIVSPDVPDEGKDTSKIKDKVENSSPEIPKRTESPMGMKIKLAMTKGGASIISMENPEDTKEKLEIPDVPKRTESPLGMKIKLSKTGDASIVHSEISDEGKETKQKEKLESKEKLDTQQDTTKASDTSSAMKRKIVKSIDTTIVAQESTKESEIAQEASTKVESPIGMKIKLSKFGDPSIVPTDKQEQLEEPRLHQETSKRTESPIGMKFKLSKTGDASIIQSEVSEDINKTIRSDAEHSKTTDAALGMKIKLLKTGDASIVDTEKKERQLKRRDTESPLEMKIKLSKTGHPTIVACDTHAESTHRTKEVSEQTHSFTQRFKESTQAVHKEPALKILKTGHSTILQSNRSELTIEPVQASGKKADSVVEISPKRKEVTIAPIEPKKSKLEAQLTQILPEVTIQPVASRDQKQFLFDTKSSAISLQQMNVISQEISITQVRPSKSSDTSMSEKLKDILAKNTTGSPMNSDCEIIEHRPELIIVNENSNSSQDVVIIEEVPPTRMPEVKVPKKRGRPRRNPLVQAASHPPPHLLLPRDPLSLDEAHQKQQPQVPLLESRENERPKRTCRSQKSYAPPKRGRGRGRGKRKLDIVDLQMIKQPRMEQDLTAIEASTMAVITIDDPPVQQQSFGKSPELYKVLKQPAMDAKIRAEKKAGGQKNDARKGTPSSSTIVHLEAIKVSDVRLEATTVPEVRIEATKVPEIRLEVSKIPEIRLDVTKMSEVRLESSKAMPKPVISDSKDSMKDKKLAEVSSEKMQKTTLKSAAEEKSDKTTENAKSENKETLVPPEHLNWLTPTSKRPAESAGKHENMSTVQVIDEETRMSAESGSRSQTPARNISAPASETIVNEESQGSVLSTATTESEKVKVKNRRMEINFDPDEGPFTVDKIAEYEWPLDRKGETIMIQEQISQYLGVKSFKRKYPDLKRRVVDMEERNYLRENGLVSEAMCDMGLTAICSSEVLDVMCSDFPDQYEEYRKHMREKQVKEHSKKQKELTAAANAEKNRIDLAEMAVQSALSWNISLNKARRENRKCSLDLQTFTLHVPKKQQKVETERKVGHYPVALIPGQYTDYYREYTPAELRYYPLNTVLYGPMRPNERKFDSQSEGSQSDSDSDSSSDDSSSSSSEGTQDTEGSQSTMDEVDMEIVNQKEEVKLKCKMCLKTLNKLSKNEILIQCGTCNGHVHPSCIDLTLDMVPHIQSYAWQCTDCKTCAQCHDPADEDKMLFCDMCDRGYHIYCVGLRRVPQGRWHCQECAVCANCSSREPGGVNSDRNSVAQWQHEYKKGDKNTRVYVSTLCVPCSKLWRKGRYCPHCSRCHTAPRLDLEANLVHCSACDKYLHLGCVETKGMPLDRKSYLCDFCAPNRQQVVKPLVSKTLRT from the exons ATGTCCGAAAGTCCTAAGATGGGCCTGTTTGGCTCCAAAGACGAGACAAACGAAACAAAACAAGAAGTCAAGGACGATTCGCCAGACCGTTACGCTCCTTATTGTATTGACAGTGATTCTGAAACTTATGACACAGAAGCTCTAAGCATCATGGATATTAATGATATTATTGGTGTTCAATCAGAACCAGTCAGTGATTCCACCTTAGAAAGCGAAATTGCAGCGCTTTCTCAAATTATTACAGAATCAAAAACAGATGGAAGTCAAAATATAATCGAAGACAAGTTTGAGAAGCAAGAGGAAAATATGTCCGAGGACCAAAAGGCTTCCAAAGAGACAAACGAATGTTTGAAATCTGTAGTACAGAATTTGAACAATGTTTGTACCGAAGAAACAACTTGTGATAATGATGTAAGACAATTAAGTGAAGAATGTTCACagcttaataataaaaatactttATTCAAGAATATGGAATTTAAAAATCAACAGAAAGATTGTGAAACTACCGTATTAACAGACTCTATCAGTGTCACAAACAAAACAGATGTGTTTAGTCAATCTTCAAGTGATCATATTTCATTGACTTTGGAGGCTGCAAAGAAAGAAGAAACTGTAATTACATCTAGTGAAGATCAACAAGATCATAATGTTGAAATCAGCATACTAAATAATGAAGTAATAACTGTAAAAACTGATAATGGTATTCGTGGAAGTTTACAGCTTATTGGGGAAGCATATAGTTCAGAGGACTCACAAGATATGAGTACAAATGACATTGAACCACATATAATAGCTACAGCAGTTACTTCTAATGAAAGCTGTTTAATTCACAAGGAAGAGAAAAAGGAAACAAGTGATTCCTATGATACATTAGATAATTTAAATAGTGTCCCTGAAATGTCTGATAGTATAAATTTAAGTAAGGTGTGTACAAACAAGAATATTCCTTTTGGAACTGTAGAGAATAAAGTGCACAATATGGAAGTTGATACATCTAATATTTCTGAAGAATGTAGACACACAGAAGAATTGTCTAGTGCTCTAGAAAAAACAGAAAACATTGTTCCTAATGAATACGAAGTAGATAGTGTTGATTTAGAATCTAAAAAAGAAGAAATCAATGTAGATCTTGCTGATATGGATGTAATAAAAGCAGAGGGATTACAGAAAGAGAAAGATGGTTTGAAACTAGGAGAAGGAAATGAAATAATGGAATATTCTGaaatggaaataaataaaaaaagtataGAGCTTGTGGATGATACTTGTGTTCCAAAAGATGAAAAACATGAAACAAAAATGATAGTAGGACATATAGAAACTGCAGAACATGGAACAGAGATTGTAAAAGAAAATATAGTGACCGAAATTATAAAAGGAAACACAGAAATAAAAGAATATGAAACAGAAGTTGTAAAAGAAGACATAGAAATGGACATACGTAAGGTAGAAAATATAGAAGAAAACACAACAATGGAAAAACAGGAAATGGAAATTGTGGAAAAGAACACAGAAGCAGGAAaatatgaaacaaaaattgtagAAGAAAATACAGAAGTGAAAAAAcatgaaacaaaaattatagaAGAAAATACAGAAACGGAAATACATGAAACAGAAATTGCAAAAGAAAACACAGAAACGGAAATACATGAAACCCAAATTGTAAAAGGAAACACAGAAATGATAGTAC aaaaattagaaattatAGAAGAAAACACAGAAGTAGAAAAAGATAATACAAAAATGGAAGTTGTAGAAGAAAGCACAGATGCGGAAATacatgaaataaaaattgcagAAGAAAACACAGAAGTAGGAAATCACgaaacaaaaattgttgaaGAAAATGCAGAAATGGAAATTGTAGAAGAAAACACAGAAATGgaaagaaatgaaacaaaagttGTACAAGATAACACAGACGCGGAAAAACATGTAACAAAAATTGtagaaaaaaacacagaaaCGAAACAGCATGTGCCAGAAATTGTAAAAAGCAATATAGAAATGGAAGTACCTGAAACAGAAATTATGGAAGAAAACCCAGAAGTAGAAAatcataaaacagaaattataaaaagaaataCAGAAGTGGAAAAGCATGAAACAGAAATTGTAAAAGGAAACATAGAAATGGAAAAACATGAAATCAAAATTGTAGAAGAAAACATAGAAATGGATAAACATAGAACAAACATTGTAGATGGAAATACAAAAGAAGTTAGAATACACAAGTCAGACATTTTAGAAGAACACAAAGAAATGGAAATACATAGCACAGAAATGGTAGAGGACAACATAGAATCTGACACACATGAAACAAATATTGTAAAAGACGACACAAAGGAAATGGAAATTCATTCTACAGAAACTGTGGAAGGAAACTCAGAAATGGATAATCTTGAAACAGACATTGTAGAGGAGAACTTAGAAGTAGAAAAAGATGAAACAGAACTTGTAAGGAATACAAAAATAGAAAAACATGAAACCGACATTATAGAACGTATAGATATAGAAGAGGAATGGAAACATGATTCTAAAAAATGTATACCCGAAGAAAACATAATGATTCAAGAAAACAAAGAatctgtcaatattttgaatGTTCAAATCAATGCAGATGATAATAACTTATTAGATATAGAGTTAAATGATAAAGTGAATATAAATAATGATGCAGTACTTACTCAGaaggaaaataaattaaaaacagaaTCTACACTATGCCCACCAGAAAATATAAATGATTTTAAAGTTGGGGAATGCCAACAGTTGAATTCACAAGATATAAAGAATAATTCAGATGCATTGAAACTACCACAAGAAAAAGAAGAATTGAATATTGGAAAATTGGAGATTATAAAAGAAGTGCAGGAGAATTCTTTGAAACCATTGACCAGTCAATTGTCCTCTCAAACAAGTGACAAGGATTCTGTAACTTTTGGAAAAAATTCTGCTTTAGATTCACAAATTATTATAGAGTTACCCTTGCAAACTGAAAATTTAGTCAATAATGCAGCAAATGTTGTGAATGCAGAAATTAATATAGATATACAAACTGAAGATGGCAAAGGCCAGAATCCTATGTCATCTGAAACTGAGACAAAGGAACCTTCTAATAATGAACCAGTAGAAGCAATGGAATTATCAATTACTGAAGACAAACCTGAGGATGAATTGAAAACATGTACATCAGTAATTTCTGATACAACTTCTGATTGTGATGCACAAATGGAGGTAGATTCTGTAGTTCCTGTAGTAGAGTCATTGGCAACTTCAAATATTACAATGTCTATAGATACTAATACTGATGAAAACAGTGTTACAAATACAAAATCAATGAAAATTGAAGAATGTATTTCTGAAGAGCAAAGTGAAGAATTAAAAGATGTTCAGAATAGAATAATTGAAGAAACAGAAACTAAAGAAACTTTAAATACAGATGATATTATTGAGCAGCATACAGAGTTCAAAGATATAGAAATTGTTGAAAAAGGTGAAGATATAGACCCTAATCTCTCTGAAGAAACTACAATTGatgtacagtcaactaaagacaAAGATGAAAGTTCTTTTAAAATTCTTGTAAAACCAGAGGAATCATTGGAAACAGAAACAAGTACATTAAGAAAACACGAAGACATTTGTAAAAGCGATGATAAAAGATCTCCTGAGCAGTTGATAGAAGATAATACAACTGCAATACAATGCAAAACAgatgtaaaaataaaagaaattaaagaGTCTATCACTAGTGATGATCAAATTTCTGATATAAAGTCTGTCCCAAAAGATTCATTGTTGTCACCATCAGATTGTACTGAAATTTTAATACCTGATGAAGGGAATGCAGAAGAGGAAGGTACAGAGGAGGAATTGAATTTAACTTCAGAACCAGATGAAGTTGAATTGCAGTCAGGGATGAATCGAGATGATCCTAAGGAAGATTCAGAGAAAGAAAACGTGACGGAAATTATAGAAGAAATTTGTAAAGAAAGTGAACCAACTCCTGTTGTAGAAATGAATGATGCTAATACAGATTCATTGAATATAGAAAAACTAAACATTCTTGATACAAATgcagaaaaaataattaatttggaTAGCACTGAAGATTCAATGGTAATAGAAGATGTAAATAAAAATCAAGAGCTatcaaacaaacaacatatagaAGATAGTGATTCGAAAAGCGATGAAGATGGAAATAAtttaaagaatattttagataCTAGTAACAATACAGAAGAAATGTTCACTGGAGAACAGAGTCAAAATACAGAGGACATTGTCACAAGTATTCTGGACGATGTCAGAAGCGCAACTGattttaaaaacattttaaCAACAGAAGTGGACGTGGCTAATGAAATGGAAACAGTTTTTCAACAATCTGCGGATTTACCATCGGTGGAGGCTGAAATGGAGGAATTAACTGAGAAACTGCCACATGATTCAGAAGACATTCTGAACAAAGATATGGAGGATACAATATCGACGCAAAATATGGATTCTCTGGAAGGATTGCTGGGCTTGGATTTGATACCAGAAGGTGAGGATGCAACGTTAAAAACGATGGAACCAGAAGAACAAACTCAGGAAGAACTGACATCACCGAAGGATGTAGATATGACCCTTTTATTGGAACAGTCAAATGATGCTCCTGACGTGGCACAAGCTTCAGATTATATAACCGACGTTATTAGTAGTTGTTTAACAGACAGCAATACCCTATCATTAGAAGATAATATAGAGAAAAATAACACAATTGAGGCTATAGATGATAAGACTGAAGAATCTGAGGCAAGTAATGTATTAAAAGTGAATGACATTATAATTTCCACGTCTATGAATAAAGATGATAATGTAGAAAATTTACAGAAGGAATTGGATGCAGATACTGGTTTACCAGTGAATGAACTAGACATAGACTTCGAAGAAACCCCATTGGAGTCTGTAGATGATCTGGAAGAAACTGAATCTAAGCTGGAATTGGCTCAAGATATATTATTATCAAACGTAGACCAAAGTGAAAATTTGAATGATGCGTCGGCCTGTGTAGAAACGTCACAGCCTAGTTCTGAAATATCCGAATTAGAATCGGCTGTTAAATTTCTTCAGGAATCTGAAGAACAGACTATTGATTCTCCTTTGGCGCTCTCTTCTAAACTGGTAGAAAGTGTGGTGCACGACATAACAAAACAGGCAGATACATCCTCTCTGTTTGTACCCGACGAGGAAATGTGCGAAGATGCGTCAGAACTGGTGGTAGAGCTTGAAAATATCGAGACGGATTCGATTTCCATTTCCGAGGCTGAAATCATATCGGAAGCTGCGAAACTGGAGAGCGAAAGGAAGCTTGCTGAACAAATTAAGCTTGACGCGGCCATACAGAAGTTTGAGAATGACGACGATAAGCTGGCCGTAGACGAAGAaaagattaaaatatttgagACTGATGTTAAATTCGACGAGGACTCTTCGCAGAACGTTAAAATGCAACAAACGTTAAATGTTGATAACAAAAGAATGATCGAAACGATGTCAACATTGCCTCGGACGATCTTCAAAGTTTCGGAAACTATCCCAAAAGTCTCGATTTTGGAGGAACGTCTGAAAGAGCCGCCTAAAATAGAAATTCCACCCACGGATGTGACGAAGGTTTTGATTTCCCCGACAACATCCAAGGACAGTCTTCTCATTCCGAAGGACGCAAAATTGATCGCCTACCAAAAGATGTTAGAGTCGCCAAAGTTGTCCGAAAGGTTGGAACCGAAGATCACGGAAACGCCACGGAAGGATTCCGAAAAACACGATTTCGAGAACGTCGGTTCGCCAAGGATTATCTTAAAGATTGCTAAATCTGCGATCACCGATTGCGGCGAGCCAAGATCGCCTAAGAGTCCAAAGATCAGGTCTGCAACCAATTCGCCGAATCCTGAGGACAGTCCGGGACAGAAATTGGGAAAGATCAAATTGAAACTGTCGAAGAGCGGTCACCCTTCAATAATATCAAACGAAAACATCGAAGAAATGGGACAGTGGTATTCAGAGGGCTCTTTGTCGTTGTCTCCGATCGGCATGAAGATTAAATTGTCGAAATCAGGGGACGTGTCCATAGTTTCTTCCGAGAAGCACGAGGCCGACGATTCAAAGGAAACGAAACACAAATTTGAGGAAGCCAAGAGGACCGAGTCGCCAATCGGAATGAAGATTAAACTATCAAAAAGTGGTGACGCATCCATAGTGCAACAGGACGCAAAAGACATGCAGATAAAGCACAAGGAGAAGCTGGACATAGTTCAGGGAAGTCCTAAGAGAACAGAATCTCCTATTGGAATGAAGATCAAGTTGTCGAAAACCGGAGACGCGTCGATAATACAACCGGAGAGACACGACGCTCAGGAAGATCACAGAGAAGCGCAATTACGGCCGAAGGAGAAATTAGAGGCATCTTACGACTCCCCCAAGAGAATGGACTCTCCCATCGGGATGAAGATCAAGTTATCCAAGACCGGAGACGCCTCGATTGTTTCTCCAGACGTGCCAGATGAAGGTAAAGACACGAGCAAGATAAAGGACAAGGTAGAGAATTCATCTCCCGAAATTCCGAAGAGGACCGAATCCCCAATGGGAATGAAAATTAAGCTGGCCATGACGAAAGGTGGAGCTTCCATAATTTCGATGGAGAATCCAGAGGACACGAAGGAGAAACTGGAGATCCCGGATGTCCCCAAACGGACTGAATCGCCGCTTGGAATGAAGATCAAATTGTCCAAAACCGGGGACGCGTCTATCGTTCATTCGGAAATTTCGGACGAGGGTAAAGAAACCAAACAGAAGGAAAAATTAGAGAGCAAGGAGAAATTGGATACTCAGCAGGACACGACGAAAGCATCAGACACATCTTCTGCCATGAAAAGAAAGATTGTCAAGTCAATAGACACGACGATAGTCGCGCAAGAATCCACAAAAGAATCAGAAATCGCGCAAGAAGCTTCGACTAAAGTTGAATCGCCAATTGGCATGAAAATCAAACTTTCCAAATTTGGAGATCCATCCATAGTACCCACGGATAAACAAGAGCAATTAGAGGAGCCCAGGCTTCATCAAGAGACATCTAAACGAACGGAGTCTCCTATTGGAATGAAGTTCAAGCTGTCCAAAACTGGCGATGCTTCTATCATACAATCTGAAGTGTCTGAGGATATAAATAAAACGATACGTAGCGATGCAGAACATTCAAAAACCACTGACGCTGCGTTAGGGATGAAGATCAAACTGTTGAAAACAGGTGATGCCTCTATAGTGGACACAGAGAAGAAAGAGAGACAACTGAAACGTCGAGACACCGAATCGCCCTTAGAAATGAAGATTAAATTGTCCAAGACTGGTCATCCGACGATAGTAGCTTGTGATACTCACGCGGAATCCACCCACAGGACAAAAGAAGTTTCAgagcagactcatagtttcactCAGAGATTTAAAGAGTCAACGCAAGCTGTTCACAAAGAGCCTGCACTGAAAATACTCAAAACTGGACACTCGACAATTTTGCAAAGTAATCGGTCGGAATTGACGATCGAACCTGTGCAAGCGTCAGGAAAGAAAGCGGACAGTGTGGTCGAAATATCACCTAAACGTAAAGAGGTCACGATCGCGCCAATAGAACCAAAGAAGTCCAAACTAGAAGCTCAGCTTACTCAAATTTTGCCCGAAGTCACTATTCAGCCTGTCGCATCTAGGGACCAGAAACAGTTCTTATTCGATACAAAATCAAGCGCGATCAGCCTTCAGCAGATGAATGTAATTAGCCAAGAGATCAGTATTACCCAAGTAAGACCGTCAAAGTCGTCGGATACATCGATGAGCGAAAAACTTAAAGACATCTTAGCGAAGAATACAACCGGTTCCCCAATGAATTCTGATTGCGAAATCATCGAGCATCGACCAGAATTAATCATAGTGAACGAGAATTCAAATTCTAGTCAGGACGTTGTAATCATAGAGGAAGTTCCACCTACTAGAATGCCAGAAGTAAAGGTGCCCAAGAAAAGAGGTAGACCCAGAAGGAATCCGCTGGTCCAAGCAGCCAGCCATCCTCCGCCTCATTTGTTGCTGCCTAGAGATCCGTTGTCTTTGGATGAAGCACATCAGAAGCAACAACCACAAGTCCCACTTTTAGAATCTAGAGAGAACGAGAGGCCTAAACGAACTTGTAGGAGTCAAAAAAGCTATGCACCACCTAAGAGAGGTAGAGGGCGAG GTCGGGGAAAGCGAAAATTGGATATCGTAGATCTTCAAATGATAAAACAGCCTAGGATGGAGCAAGATTTAACCGCGATAGAAGCTTCGACGATGGCTGTAATAACGATAGATGATCCTCCGGTGCAGCAACAGTCATTTGGAAAATCACCAGAATTGTACAAAGTTCTTAAGCAACCAGCAATGGACGCTAAGATTCGAGCTGAGAAAAAGGCTGGAGGACAAAAAAATGATGCACGCAAGGGTACACCTTCAAGTTCTACGATTGTGCACTTGGAAGCAATCAAAGTATCGGATGTACGATTGGAAGCAACAACAGTACCGGAAGTACGAATAGAAGCAACAAAAGTGCCGGAAATAAGATTGGAAGTATCAAAAATACCGGAAATACGATTGGATGTAACTAAAATGTCGGAAGTACGATTGGAATCTTCCAAGGCAATGCCTAAACCGGTGATAAGTGACTCTAAAGATAGCATGAAAGATAAGAAGTTGGCAGAAGTGAGTTCTGAAAAAATGCAGAAAACCACATTGAAGTCAGCTGCTGAAGAAAAGTCTGATAAGACGACGGAGAATGCAAAGTCGGAAAATAAGGAGACGTTAGTACCTCCAGAGCACCTGAACTGGTTGACACCAACGTCCAAACGACCGGCAGAAAGTGCTGGAAAACACGAAAATATGTCTACGGTACAGGTCATCGACGAAGAAACACGAATGAGCGCGGAATCTGGTTCGAGATCTCAAACTCCTGCTAGAAATATTTCTGCACCAG CTTCTGAAACTATAGTGAATGAAGAGTCCCAGGGAAGTGTACTTAGCACAGCAACTACAGAATCAGAAAAGGTCAAGGTGAAGAATCGAAGGatggaaattaattttgatCCAGACGAAGGACCATTTACTGTCGACAAGATTGCTGAGTATGAATGGCCACTTGACCGTAAAGGTGAAACTATTATGATACAGGAGCAAATATCCCAGTATCTTGGTGTAAAGTCTTTTAAGAGAAAATATCCCGACTTGAAGCGAAGGGTGGTAGATATGGAAGAAAGAAATTATTTGAGAGAAAATGGATTAGTTAGCGAAGCAATGTGTGACATGG GTTTAACTGCCATTTGTAGTTCAGAAGTGTTAGATGTAATGTGTAGTGATTTTCCTGATCAGTACGAAGAATATAGGAAACATATGCGCGAGAAGCAGGTGAAAGAACATTCCAAGAAACAAAAAGAATTAACGGCAGCTGCAAATGCAGAAAAAAATAGAATTGATCTAGCAGAAATGGCTGTTCAATCTGCACTATCTTGGAACATTAGTTTAAATAAAGCTCGTAGAGAAAATAGAAAGTGTAGCTTAGATTTGCAGACCTTTACACTACATGTGCCAAAGAAACAACAGAAAGTCGAAACAGAACGCAAAGTCGGTCATTATCCCGTTGCTCTAATACCAGGACAATACACAGATTATTATCGTGAATATACACCAGCCGAATTGCGATATTACCCCTTAAATACCGTCCTATACGGTCCTATGAGACCAAATGAACGTAAATTTGATAGTCAGTCGGAAGGATCTCAGAGTGACAGTGACAGTGATTCATCCTCGGACGATTCAAG TTCATCTTCTAGCGAGGGAACACAAGACACCGAAGGTTCTCAGTCCACAATGGACGAAGTAGATATGGAGATAGTAAATCAAAAGGAAGAAGTAAAATTAAAATGCAAAATGTGTTTGAAAACTTTAAACAAACTCAGTaagaatgaaatattaattcaaTGTGGCACATGTAATGGACATG TTCATCCATCATGTATAGATTTAACGTTAGATATGGTTCCTCACATTCAATCGTACGCATGGCAATGCACTGATTGTAAAACTTGTGCTCAATGCCATGATCCTGCGGACGAAGATAAAATGCTCTTCTGTGATATGTGCGACAGAGG ATACCATATATACTGCGTTGGACTTCGACGAGTACCACAAGGAAGATGGCACTGCCAAGAATGTGCTGTCTGTGCGAATTGTAGCTCAAGAGAACCTGGAGGTGTGAACTCTGACAGAAACAGTGTTGCTCAATGGCAACACGAGTATAAAAAAGGTGACAAAAATACTCGTGTCTATGTTTCAACGCTATGCGTTCCGTGTTCAAA GCTATGGCGAAAGGGTCGTTATTGCCCGCACTGCAGTCGCTGTCATACTGCCCCAAGACTCGACCTGGAAGCGAATCTAGTGCATTGCAGCGCATGTGACAAATATCTGCACTTAG GTTGCGTGGAGACCAAGGGAATGCCATTAGACAGGAAAAGCTATCTGTGTGATTTTTGTGCACCAAATCGTCAACAAGTGGTGAAGCCATTGGTATCAAAAACATTGAGAACATAA